A genomic segment from Gossypium hirsutum isolate 1008001.06 chromosome D04, Gossypium_hirsutum_v2.1, whole genome shotgun sequence encodes:
- the LOC107899668 gene encoding elongation factor 1-alpha, with protein sequence MGKEKVHINIVVIGHVDSGKSTTTGHLIYKLGGIDKRVIERFEKEAAEMNKRSFKYAWVLDKLKAERERGITIDIALWKFETTKYYCTVIDAPGHRDFIKNMITGTSQADCAVLIIDSTTGGFEAGISKDGQTREHALLAFTLGVKQMICCCNKMDATTPKYSKARYDEIVKEVSSYLKKVGYNPDKIPFVPISGFEGDNMIERSTNLDWYKGPTLLEALDQINEPKRPSDKPLRLPLQDVYKIGGIGTVPVGRVETGVLKPGMVVTFGPSGLTTEVKSVEMHHEALSEALPGDNVGFNVKNVAVKDLKRGFVASNSKDDPAKEAASFTSQVIIMNHPGQIGNGYAPVLDCHTSHIAVKFSELLTKIDRRSGKELEKEPKFLKNGDAGMIKMVPTKPMVVETFSEYPPLGRFAVRDMRQTVAVGVIKSVEKKDPTGAKVTKSAAKKK encoded by the exons ATGGGTAAGGAGAAGGTTCACATCAACATTGTGGTCATTGGCCATGTCGACTCTGGGAAGTCTACAACCACTGGTCATTTGATCTACAAGCTTGGTGGTATTGACAAGCGTGTGATTGAGAGGTTTGAGAAGGAGGCTGCTGAGATGAACAAAAGGTCATTTAAGTATGCATGGGTGCTTGACAAGCTTAAGGCCGAGCGTGAACGTGGTATTACCATCGATATTGCCCTCTGGAAGTTTGAGACTACCAAATACTACTGTACTGTCATTGATGCCCCTGGACATCGTGACTTCATCAAGAACATGATTACTGGTACCTCACAGGCTGACTGCGCTGTTCTCATTATCGACTCGACCACTGGTGGTTTCGAAGCTGGTATCTCAAAGGATGGTCAGACACGTGAGCATGCTTTGCTTGCGTTTACCCTTGGTGTCAAGCAGATGATTTGCTGCTGCAACAAG ATGGATGCAACAACTCCAAAATACTCCAAGGCAAGGTATGATGAAATTGTGAAGGAAGTCTCCTCATATCTTAAGAAAGTTGGTTACAACCCTGACAAGATCCCATTTGTCCCAATCTCTGGATTTGAGGGTGATAACATGATTGAGAGGTCTACCAACCTTGACTGGTACAAGGGTCCCACTCTCCTTGAGGCTCTTGACCAGATCAATGAGCCCAAGAGGCCTTCAGACAAGCCGCTCCGGCTCCCACTTCAGGATGTCTACAAGATTGGCGGCATTGGAACTGTGCCTGTTGGTCGTGTTGAGACTGGTGTCCTTAAGCCTGGTATGGTAGTGACCTTTGGCCCCTCTGGTCTGACCACTGAAGTTAAGTCTGTTGAGATGCACCATGAAGCCCTCTCTGAGGCTCTCCCTGGTGACAATGTTGGATTCAATGTCAAGAACGTTGCTGTTAAGGATCTCAAGCGTGGTTTCGTTGCTTCAAACTCTAAGGATGATCCTGCAAAGGAGGCTGCCAGCTTCACCTCTCAGGTCATCATCATGAACCACCCTGGGCAGATTGGAAACGGATATGCCCCAGTCCTTGACTGCCATACCTCCCACATTGCTGTGAAATTTTCCGAATTGCTGACCAAGATCGACAGGCGATCTGGAAAGGAGCTTGAGAAggagcccaagttcttgaagaatgGTGATGCAGGGATGATAAAGATGGTTCCCACCAAGCCTATGGTTGTGGAGACTTTCTCTGAGTACCCACCACTTGGACGGTTTGCTGTCAGGGACATGCGTCAGACTGTGGCTGTTGGTGTCATCAAGAGCGTTGAGAAGAAGGACCCAACGGGTGCTAAGGTCACCAAATCTGCTGCCAAGAAGAAATGA